From the Pseudomonas putida genome, one window contains:
- a CDS encoding DUF2790 domain-containing protein, translated as MKALLVLVLGGLCGAAMAGEANNVEQIPVEQYSYSQHLDIARVISMSEVPNVCEVVPARMTYEDSKGQKHILEYRVMGNGCSNG; from the coding sequence ATGAAAGCTTTACTGGTATTGGTACTTGGCGGTCTTTGCGGCGCGGCGATGGCCGGCGAAGCAAACAATGTCGAGCAGATCCCGGTTGAACAGTACAGTTACTCGCAGCACCTGGACATTGCCCGCGTCATCTCCATGAGCGAAGTGCCCAACGTGTGTGAAGTCGTGCCGGCCCGCATGACCTACGAGGACTCCAAGGGCCAGAAGCACATTCTCGAATACCGCGTGATGGGGAACGGCTGCTCCAACGGCTGA
- a CDS encoding sigma-54-dependent transcriptional regulator, translated as MRIKVHCQNRIGILRDILNLLVEYGINVLRGEVGGDHGNAIYLHCPNLINLQFQALRPKFESIAGVFGVKRVGLMPSERRHMELNALLGALDFPVLSIDMGGSIVAANRTAAQLLGVRVDEVPGMPLARYVEDFDLPELVRANKSRINGLRIKVKGDVFLADIAPLQSEHDDSEALAGAVLTLHRADRIGERIYNVRKQELRGFDSIFQSSRVMAAVVREARRMAPLDAPLLIEGETGTGKELLARACHLASPRGQAPLMALNCAGLPESMAETELFGYGPGAFEGARAEGKLGLLELTAGGTLFLDGVGEMSPRLQVKLLRFLQDGCFRRVGSDEEVYLDVRVICATQVDLSELCARGEFRQDLYHRLNVLSLHIPPLRECMDGLEGLVQHFLDQASRQIGCAMPRLAPAAMDKLSQYHWPGNVRQLENVLFQAVSLCEGGVVKGEHIRLPDYGVRQPLGEFSLDGDLAQIVGRFEKAVLESLMGEFPSSRALGKRLGVSHTTIANKLRDYSLGKSAD; from the coding sequence ATGCGTATCAAAGTGCACTGCCAGAACCGCATCGGAATCCTTCGCGACATCCTCAACCTGCTGGTGGAATACGGCATCAACGTGCTGCGCGGCGAGGTGGGTGGAGACCATGGCAACGCCATCTACCTGCACTGCCCGAACCTGATCAATCTGCAGTTCCAGGCATTGCGGCCCAAGTTCGAGTCGATTGCTGGCGTATTCGGGGTCAAGCGCGTCGGACTGATGCCCAGCGAGCGCCGGCACATGGAACTCAATGCGTTGCTCGGTGCGCTGGACTTCCCGGTGCTGTCGATCGACATGGGTGGCAGTATCGTCGCCGCCAACCGCACGGCGGCTCAGCTGCTCGGGGTGCGCGTCGACGAAGTGCCGGGCATGCCGCTGGCGCGCTATGTCGAGGATTTCGACTTGCCTGAGCTGGTACGTGCCAACAAGTCGCGCATCAATGGGCTGCGCATCAAGGTCAAGGGCGATGTGTTCCTGGCCGATATCGCGCCGTTGCAGTCCGAGCACGATGACAGCGAAGCCCTGGCCGGTGCCGTGTTGACCCTGCATCGCGCCGACCGCATCGGTGAGCGCATCTATAACGTGCGCAAGCAGGAGCTGCGCGGTTTCGACAGCATCTTCCAGAGTTCGCGGGTGATGGCGGCGGTGGTTCGTGAGGCGCGGCGTATGGCGCCGCTGGATGCGCCGTTGCTGATCGAAGGCGAGACCGGCACCGGCAAGGAATTGCTGGCCCGTGCTTGCCACCTGGCCAGCCCGCGTGGCCAGGCGCCGTTGATGGCGCTCAACTGTGCCGGCCTGCCGGAGTCGATGGCCGAAACCGAGTTGTTCGGTTATGGCCCCGGGGCATTCGAGGGAGCACGTGCCGAGGGCAAGCTGGGGCTGCTGGAGTTGACCGCCGGCGGTACCTTGTTCCTCGATGGCGTGGGGGAAATGAGCCCGCGCTTGCAGGTCAAGCTGCTGCGCTTCCTGCAGGATGGTTGCTTCCGCCGTGTCGGCAGCGACGAAGAGGTGTACCTGGATGTGCGGGTGATCTGTGCCACTCAGGTTGACCTTTCCGAGCTGTGCGCCCGTGGCGAGTTCCGCCAGGACCTGTATCACCGGCTCAACGTGCTGTCGCTGCACATTCCGCCGCTGCGCGAGTGCATGGATGGACTGGAAGGCCTGGTACAGCACTTTCTCGACCAGGCCAGCCGGCAGATCGGCTGTGCCATGCCGCGCCTGGCGCCGGCGGCCATGGACAAACTCAGCCAGTATCACTGGCCGGGTAACGTGCGGCAGCTGGAGAACGTGTTGTTCCAGGCGGTTTCGTTATGCGAGGGCGGGGTGGTGAAAGGGGAGCATATTCGTTTGCCGGATTATGGCGTGCGGCAACCGTTGGGCGAGTTTTCGCTGGACGGGGATCTGGCACAGATTGTCGGACGATTTGAAAAGGCCGTTCTGGAAAGTCTGATGGGCGAGTTTCCAAGTAGCCGGGCATTGGGTAAACGCCTGGGGGTTTCCCATACGACGATTGCCAACAAGTTGCGGGATTATTCCCTGGGCAAGTCGGCAGATTAA
- the phhA gene encoding phenylalanine 4-monooxygenase has product MKQTQYVAREPDAHGFIDYPQQEHAVWNTLITRQLKVIEGRACQEYLDGIDQLKLPHDRIPQLGEVNKVLGATTGWQVARVPALIPFQTFFELLASKRFPVATFIRTPEELDYLQEPDIFHEIFGHCPLLTNPFFAEFTHTYGKLGLAATKEQRVYLARLYWMTIEFGLMETAQGRKIYGGGILSSPKETVYSLSGEPEHQAFDPIECMRTPYRIDILQPLYFVLPNMKRLFDLAHEDIMAMVQQAMQLGLHAPKFPPKVAA; this is encoded by the coding sequence ATGAAACAGACGCAATACGTGGCACGCGAGCCCGATGCGCACGGTTTTATCGATTATCCGCAGCAAGAGCATGCGGTATGGAACACCCTGATCACCCGCCAGCTGAAAGTCATCGAAGGCCGCGCGTGCCAGGAATACCTGGACGGCATCGACCAGCTCAAGCTGCCCCATGACCGCATCCCGCAGCTCGGTGAAGTCAACAAGGTGCTGGGCGCCACCACCGGCTGGCAGGTTGCCCGCGTCCCGGCGCTGATCCCCTTCCAGACCTTCTTCGAGCTGCTGGCCAGCAAGCGCTTCCCGGTCGCCACCTTCATCCGCACCCCGGAAGAGCTGGACTACCTGCAGGAACCGGACATCTTCCACGAGATCTTCGGCCACTGCCCGCTGCTGACCAACCCGTTCTTCGCTGAATTCACCCACACGTACGGCAAGCTCGGCCTGGCCGCGACCAAGGAACAACGCGTGTACCTGGCGCGCCTGTACTGGATGACCATCGAGTTCGGCCTGATGGAAACCGCGCAGGGTCGCAAGATCTATGGTGGCGGCATCCTCTCCTCGCCAAAAGAGACCGTCTACAGTCTTTCTGGCGAACCTGAACACCAGGCCTTCGACCCGATCGAGTGCATGCGCACGCCGTACCGTATCGACATCCTGCAGCCGCTGTACTTCGTGCTGCCGAACATGAAGCGTCTGTTCGACCTGGCCCATGAAGACATCATGGCCATGGTCCAGCAAGCCATGCAGCTGGGGCTGCACGCACCGAAATTTCCACCCAAGGTCGCTGCCTGA
- a CDS encoding 4a-hydroxytetrahydrobiopterin dehydratase, with amino-acid sequence MNALNQAHCEACRADAPKVTDEELAVLIREIPDWNIEVRDGHMELERVFLFKNFKQALAFTNAVGEIAEAEGHHPGLMTEWGKVTVTWWSHSIKGLHRNDFIMCARTDKVAETAEGRK; translated from the coding sequence ATGAATGCCTTGAACCAAGCCCACTGCGAAGCCTGCCGCGCTGACGCACCCAAGGTCACCGACGAGGAACTGGCGGTACTGATCCGCGAGATCCCTGACTGGAACATCGAAGTCCGCGACGGCCACATGGAACTGGAGCGCGTGTTCCTGTTCAAGAACTTCAAGCAGGCCCTGGCATTCACCAATGCTGTGGGCGAAATCGCTGAAGCCGAAGGCCACCACCCTGGCCTGATGACCGAATGGGGCAAGGTCACCGTGACCTGGTGGAGCCACTCGATCAAAGGGCTGCATCGCAATGACTTCATCATGTGCGCACGCACCGACAAGGTCGCCGAGACGGCTGAAGGCCGTAAGTAA
- a CDS encoding MFS transporter, whose amino-acid sequence MPDSPRPLAVTLQVVSIVLFTFIGYLNIGIPLAVLPGYVHNDLGFSAVIAGLVISVQYLATLLSRPTASRIIDNLGSKKAVMYGLAGCGLSGVFMLACAFLTDLPWVSLGCLLVGRLVLGSAESLVGSGSIGWGIGRVGAEHTAKVISWNGIASYGALAIGAPLGVLMVKSLGLWSMGVSIILLCALGLLLAWPKRAAPVVSGKRLPFMQVLGKVFPHGSGLALGSIGFGTIATFITLYYASRGWANAALTLSLFGASFICARLLFGNLINRLGGFRVAIVCLTVETLGLLMLWMAPNAEMALAGAALSGFGFSLVFPALGVEAVNQVSAANRGAAVGAYSLFIDLSLGITGPLVGAVASGFGFASMFLFAAAAACCGLVLSLYLYKQARSRRKESE is encoded by the coding sequence ATGCCTGACTCACCGCGCCCTCTTGCGGTCACCCTGCAAGTCGTTTCCATCGTCCTCTTCACCTTCATCGGCTACCTGAACATCGGCATCCCCCTCGCCGTGTTGCCCGGCTACGTGCACAACGACCTCGGCTTCAGCGCCGTGATCGCCGGCCTGGTGATCAGCGTGCAGTACCTCGCCACCTTGCTCAGCCGCCCTACTGCCAGCCGCATCATCGACAACCTCGGCAGCAAGAAGGCGGTCATGTATGGCCTCGCCGGCTGCGGCCTGAGCGGCGTGTTCATGCTGGCCTGCGCCTTTCTCACCGACTTGCCGTGGGTCAGCCTGGGCTGCCTGCTGGTCGGCCGCCTGGTGCTGGGTAGTGCGGAAAGCCTGGTGGGTTCCGGCTCTATCGGCTGGGGTATCGGCCGGGTCGGTGCCGAACACACGGCCAAGGTCATTTCCTGGAACGGCATCGCCAGCTATGGCGCGCTGGCAATCGGCGCACCATTGGGCGTGTTGATGGTCAAGAGCCTGGGGCTGTGGAGCATGGGCGTGAGCATCATCCTGCTGTGCGCCCTGGGCCTGCTGCTGGCCTGGCCGAAACGTGCAGCGCCTGTGGTCAGCGGCAAGCGCCTGCCGTTCATGCAGGTGCTGGGCAAGGTGTTCCCGCATGGCTCCGGGCTGGCGCTGGGCTCGATAGGGTTCGGCACCATCGCCACCTTCATCACCCTGTATTACGCCAGCCGCGGCTGGGCCAATGCGGCACTGACCCTGAGCCTGTTCGGCGCCAGCTTCATCTGCGCGCGGTTGCTGTTCGGCAACCTGATCAACCGGCTTGGTGGGTTCAGGGTGGCAATCGTTTGCCTGACGGTGGAAACACTGGGGCTGCTGATGCTGTGGATGGCGCCTAATGCCGAGATGGCATTGGCGGGGGCAGCGCTGAGCGGGTTCGGCTTCTCGCTGGTATTCCCGGCGCTGGGCGTGGAAGCGGTGAACCAGGTGTCGGCGGCCAACCGCGGGGCGGCGGTGGGGGCGTACTCGTTGTTCATCGATCTGTCGCTGGGGATTACCGGGCCGCTGGTGGGTGCGGTGGCATCGGGGTTCGGGTTTGCTTCGATGTTTCTGTTTGCGGCGGCGGCGGCTTGTTGTGGGCTGGTGTTGAGTCTTTATCTTTACAAGCAGGCTCGTAGCCGGCGCAAAGAATCCGAATAA
- the ydiJ gene encoding D-2-hydroxyglutarate dehydrogenase YdiJ — MIAQLSTLAPSANYPEFLEALRNSGFRGQISADYGTRTVLATDNSIYQRLPQAAVFPLDADDVARVATLMGEPRFQQVKLTPRGGGTGTNGQSLTDGIVVDLSRHMNQILEINVEERWVRVQAGTVKDQLNAALKPHGLFFAPELSTSNRATVGGMINTDASGQGSCTYGKTRDHVLELHSVLLGGERLHSLPIDDAALEQACAAPGRVGEVYRMAREIQEAQADLIESTFPKLNRCLTGYDLAHLRDEQGRFNLNSVLCGAEGSLGYVVEAKLNVLPIPKYAVLVNVRYTSFMDALRDANALMALKPLSIETVDSKVLMLAMKDIVWHSVAEYFPADPERPTLGINLVEFCGDEPAEVNARVQAFIDHLQSDTSVERLGHTLAEGAEAVTRVYTMRKRSVGLLGNVEGEVRPQPFVEDTAVPPEQLADYIADFRALLDGYGLAYGMFGHVDAGVLHVRPALDMKDPAQAALVKPISDAVAALTKSYGGLLWGEHGKGLRSEYVPEYFGELYPALQRLKGAFDPHNQLNPGKICTPPDSAEGLTKVDGVTLRGDLDRTIDERVWQDFPSAVHCNGNGACYNYDPNDAMCPSWKATRERQHSPKGRASLMREWLRLQGEANIDVLAAARNKVSWLKGLPARLRNNRARNQGQEDFSHEVYDAMAGCLACKSCAGQCPIKVNVPDFRSRFLELYHGRYQRPLRDYLIGSLEFTIPYLAHAPGLYNAVMGSKWVSKLLADKVGMVDSPLISRFNFQSTLTRCRVGVASVPALRELTPAQRERSIVLVQDAFTRYFETPLLAAFIELAHRLGHRVFLAPYSANGKPLHVQGFLGAFAKAAIRNATQLKALADCGVPLVGLDPAMTLVYRQEYQKVPGLEGCPQVQLPQEWLMDVLPEQVSTAPGNFRLMAHCTEKTNVPASTKQWEQVFARLGLKLVTEATGCCGMSGTYGHEARNQETSRTIFEQSWATKLDKEGEALATGYSCRSQVKRMTERQMRHPLEVVLQYAKR, encoded by the coding sequence ATGATCGCCCAGCTGTCGACCCTTGCGCCGAGCGCCAACTACCCCGAATTCCTCGAAGCCCTGCGCAACAGTGGTTTCCGTGGCCAGATCAGCGCCGACTACGGCACCCGTACGGTGCTGGCCACCGACAACTCGATCTACCAGCGCTTGCCCCAGGCGGCGGTGTTCCCGCTGGACGCCGATGACGTGGCGCGCGTTGCCACGCTGATGGGCGAGCCGCGTTTCCAGCAGGTCAAGCTGACCCCGCGTGGTGGCGGCACCGGTACCAACGGCCAGTCGCTGACTGACGGTATCGTGGTCGACCTGTCGCGGCACATGAACCAGATCCTCGAAATCAACGTCGAGGAGCGCTGGGTGCGGGTCCAGGCCGGTACCGTCAAGGACCAGCTCAACGCCGCGCTCAAGCCTCACGGCCTGTTCTTCGCCCCTGAGCTGTCCACCTCCAACCGCGCCACCGTCGGCGGCATGATCAATACCGACGCCAGCGGCCAGGGCAGCTGCACCTACGGCAAGACCCGCGACCATGTACTGGAATTGCACAGCGTGCTGCTCGGCGGCGAGCGCCTGCACAGCCTGCCGATCGACGACGCCGCGCTGGAGCAGGCCTGCGCCGCGCCTGGCCGGGTTGGCGAGGTGTACCGCATGGCCCGGGAGATCCAGGAAGCCCAGGCCGATCTGATCGAAAGCACGTTCCCCAAGCTCAATCGCTGCCTGACCGGCTATGACCTCGCGCACCTGCGTGACGAACAAGGCCGTTTCAACCTGAACAGCGTACTGTGCGGTGCCGAGGGTTCGCTCGGCTATGTGGTCGAAGCCAAGCTCAATGTGCTGCCGATCCCGAAATACGCCGTGTTGGTCAACGTGCGCTACACCAGCTTCATGGACGCCCTGCGTGACGCCAACGCACTGATGGCGCTCAAGCCGCTGTCGATCGAAACGGTCGACTCCAAGGTGCTCATGCTGGCGATGAAGGACATTGTCTGGCACAGCGTGGCCGAATACTTCCCGGCCGACCCCGAGCGCCCGACCCTGGGCATCAACCTGGTGGAGTTCTGCGGCGACGAGCCGGCCGAGGTCAACGCCCGGGTCCAGGCGTTCATCGACCACCTGCAGAGCGACACCAGTGTCGAGCGCCTGGGCCACACCCTGGCCGAGGGCGCCGAGGCGGTGACCCGCGTCTACACCATGCGCAAGCGTTCGGTGGGCCTGCTCGGCAACGTAGAGGGCGAAGTGCGCCCGCAGCCGTTCGTGGAAGACACGGCCGTGCCGCCGGAGCAACTGGCCGACTACATCGCTGACTTCCGTGCGCTGCTCGATGGCTACGGCCTGGCCTACGGCATGTTCGGCCACGTCGATGCCGGCGTGCTGCACGTGCGCCCGGCACTGGACATGAAAGACCCGGCCCAGGCTGCGCTGGTCAAGCCGATTTCCGACGCCGTGGCGGCGCTGACCAAGAGCTACGGCGGCCTGCTGTGGGGTGAGCACGGCAAGGGCCTGCGTTCGGAATACGTGCCGGAGTACTTCGGTGAGCTGTACCCGGCGCTGCAGCGCCTGAAAGGCGCCTTCGACCCGCACAACCAGCTCAATCCGGGCAAGATCTGCACGCCGCCGGACAGCGCCGAGGGCCTGACCAAGGTCGACGGCGTGACCCTGCGTGGCGACCTCGACCGCACCATCGACGAGCGCGTGTGGCAAGACTTCCCCAGCGCCGTGCACTGCAACGGCAACGGCGCTTGCTACAACTACGACCCCAACGACGCCATGTGCCCGTCGTGGAAGGCCACCCGCGAACGCCAGCACTCGCCCAAGGGCCGTGCCTCGCTGATGCGCGAATGGCTGCGCCTGCAGGGCGAGGCCAACATCGACGTGCTGGCGGCGGCGCGCAACAAGGTCTCGTGGCTCAAGGGCCTGCCCGCGCGGCTGCGCAACAACCGCGCCCGCAACCAGGGCCAGGAAGACTTTTCCCATGAGGTGTACGACGCCATGGCCGGCTGCCTGGCGTGCAAGTCGTGCGCCGGGCAGTGCCCGATCAAGGTCAACGTGCCGGACTTCCGCTCGCGCTTCCTCGAGCTGTATCACGGCCGCTACCAGCGCCCGCTGCGTGACTACCTGATCGGCTCGCTGGAATTCACCATCCCGTACCTGGCCCATGCACCTGGCCTGTACAACGCGGTCATGGGTTCGAAGTGGGTCAGCAAGCTGCTGGCGGACAAGGTCGGCATGGTCGACAGCCCGTTGATCAGCCGCTTCAACTTCCAGTCGACCCTGACCCGCTGCCGTGTCGGCGTGGCCAGTGTGCCAGCCCTGCGCGAGCTGACCCCGGCCCAGCGCGAGCGTAGCATCGTGCTGGTGCAGGATGCCTTCACCCGCTACTTCGAGACGCCGCTGCTGGCCGCGTTCATCGAGTTGGCCCATCGCCTGGGCCACCGGGTGTTCCTGGCGCCCTACAGCGCCAACGGCAAGCCGCTGCACGTGCAGGGCTTCCTTGGTGCCTTCGCCAAGGCGGCGATCCGCAATGCGACCCAGCTCAAGGCCCTGGCTGACTGCGGCGTGCCGCTGGTGGGCCTGGACCCGGCGATGACCCTGGTCTACCGCCAGGAGTACCAGAAGGTGCCGGGCCTCGAAGGCTGCCCGCAGGTGCAGCTGCCGCAGGAGTGGCTGATGGATGTGTTGCCGGAGCAGGTGTCGACCGCGCCGGGCAACTTCCGCCTGATGGCGCACTGCACCGAGAAGACCAACGTGCCGGCCAGCACCAAGCAGTGGGAGCAGGTGTTTGCTCGCCTGGGGCTGAAACTGGTGACCGAGGCTACGGGCTGCTGTGGCATGTCGGGTACCTACGGACACGAGGCGCGCAACCAGGAGACTTCGCGGACCATCTTCGAGCAGTCGTGGGCGACCAAGCTGGACAAGGAAGGCGAGGCGCTAGCGACCGGTTACTCATGCCGCAGTCAGGTCAAGCGCATGACCGAGCGGCAGATGCGCCACCCGCTGGAAGTGGTGTTGCAGTACGCCAAGCGCTGA
- a CDS encoding LysR substrate-binding domain-containing protein, which translates to MNYRHLTPSMSLLLAFEAAARHESYTRAAAELSLTQSAVSRQVQALEQQLGLTLFRREGRQVQLTDVGRLYQRELSEALGRIRSATLQALAYQSGVGTLRLATLPTFGSKWLLPRLHAFYSAHPGMLVHIHSRIEAINFDTSEIDAAIGVASHDLPGLICHRLHAEELVVILPPEAGADPQGWGPTRISQEVLLNVANNPHAWGEWFSHHGLPHRAMRLGPSFELTSHLIQAVRAGIGIGLVPRILVDEELSKGELYSPGSAIASQRSYYLVYPSRNEALPSLKAFRGWLLGQI; encoded by the coding sequence ATGAATTACCGCCACCTGACACCGTCCATGTCACTGCTGCTGGCTTTCGAGGCCGCCGCCCGTCATGAAAGCTACACCCGCGCCGCGGCCGAACTGTCGCTGACCCAAAGCGCGGTAAGTCGCCAGGTGCAGGCGCTGGAGCAGCAACTGGGCCTGACCCTGTTCCGCCGCGAGGGCCGCCAGGTGCAACTGACCGACGTCGGCCGGCTGTACCAGCGCGAGTTGAGCGAGGCACTGGGGCGCATCCGCAGCGCCACCTTGCAGGCGCTTGCCTACCAGTCCGGGGTCGGCACCCTGCGCCTGGCCACCCTGCCCACCTTCGGCTCGAAGTGGCTGCTGCCACGCCTGCATGCGTTCTACAGCGCCCACCCGGGCATGCTGGTGCATATTCATTCACGCATCGAAGCAATCAACTTTGACACCAGCGAGATCGACGCCGCCATCGGCGTGGCTAGCCACGACTTGCCGGGGCTGATCTGCCATCGCCTGCATGCCGAAGAGCTAGTGGTGATCCTGCCACCTGAGGCCGGCGCCGATCCCCAGGGCTGGGGCCCGACGCGCATCAGCCAGGAGGTGCTGCTCAACGTGGCCAACAACCCGCATGCCTGGGGCGAATGGTTCTCGCACCATGGCCTGCCGCATCGGGCTATGCGCCTGGGGCCAAGTTTCGAATTGACGTCGCACCTGATCCAGGCGGTACGGGCCGGGATCGGCATCGGCCTGGTGCCAAGAATCCTGGTTGATGAAGAACTGAGCAAGGGCGAGCTGTATAGCCCTGGCAGCGCCATTGCCAGCCAGCGTAGCTATTACCTTGTCTACCCTTCGCGAAATGAGGCGCTGCCGTCGCTCAAGGCTTTTCGTGGCTGGCTGCTGGGGCAGATATAG